One Desulfobulbus oligotrophicus DNA segment encodes these proteins:
- a CDS encoding IS5 family transposase: protein MRGPDIQQQKLFSYLSPESRVPQTHPLRPIRIMADKALKELSPVFRELYSRTGRPSIPPEQLLRSLLLQILYSIRSERMLVEQLDYNLLFRWFVGLSMDEAIWDHSVYSKNRERILHSDLAVMFLRSICSQAEAAGLLSDDHFTVDGTLIETWASLKSFRPKDEEPPVSTGGNRNPAVDFHGKKRRNDTHASVTDPESRLFRKGKGKEARLCFMGHVLMENRNGLVVDTRLTQATGTAEREAALSMASDIPGTHRVTIGADKGYDCKEFVDDLRSLTVTPHVAQKVKGSAIDGRTTRHAGYAVSRKKRKRVEEIFGWMKTVAWLRKARYKGEEKIDWLFTLSAAAYNMVRMRNLGVVASG from the coding sequence ATGCGCGGACCTGATATTCAGCAACAGAAATTGTTCAGCTATCTCTCCCCCGAATCCCGAGTTCCCCAAACGCATCCCCTGCGCCCTATCCGAATCATGGCTGATAAAGCGCTGAAGGAACTCTCTCCCGTGTTTCGGGAACTCTACTCACGAACAGGACGACCATCGATTCCGCCCGAGCAACTGCTTCGCTCCCTGCTGCTGCAAATCCTTTATTCGATCCGGAGCGAGCGGATGTTGGTGGAACAGCTTGATTACAATCTTCTTTTTCGCTGGTTTGTCGGCCTGTCCATGGATGAAGCAATTTGGGATCACTCCGTCTATTCCAAAAACAGGGAGCGCATTCTGCACAGTGATCTTGCGGTGATGTTCTTGCGATCCATCTGTTCCCAAGCCGAGGCAGCCGGACTCTTGTCTGACGACCATTTCACCGTTGACGGCACACTGATCGAAACGTGGGCATCGCTGAAGAGCTTTCGGCCCAAAGATGAGGAGCCTCCGGTCTCTACCGGCGGCAACCGCAATCCGGCAGTGGATTTCCACGGGAAAAAGCGTCGCAATGACACGCACGCATCGGTCACCGATCCAGAATCCCGGCTGTTCAGAAAAGGAAAAGGCAAGGAGGCCAGGCTCTGCTTCATGGGGCATGTGCTGATGGAAAATCGGAACGGTTTGGTCGTCGATACCCGCCTGACCCAGGCAACCGGGACGGCGGAGCGCGAGGCCGCCCTTTCCATGGCTTCGGATATTCCGGGCACACATCGAGTCACCATCGGCGCGGACAAAGGGTATGACTGCAAGGAGTTCGTCGATGACCTGCGCAGCCTGACCGTTACTCCACATGTAGCACAGAAAGTCAAAGGCTCCGCCATCGATGGCCGGACCACCCGTCATGCAGGTTATGCCGTGAGTCGGAAGAAACGCAAACGGGTGGAAGAGATATTTGGCTGGATGAAGACCGTCGCCTGGTTGCGCAAAGCCAGGTACAAGGGTGAGGAAAAGATTGACTGGCTCTTCACGCTCTCAGCGGCAGCCTACAACATGGTCCGAATGCGTAATCTGGGGGTAGTTGCCTCCGGGTAG
- a CDS encoding Rossmann-like domain-containing protein, whose protein sequence is MQLGNPQHPIYSQLLHSAQEILADETVQECAIGKKCVAVATERGVGLAFTTDSAWKMIRQTNIRALEKRLQSCPLRLLLPHYLQDDPLHCALALAAINSLLLSVSGDPCQEKWIDSLKKGQKLALIGHFRPLLEELHNRGFEPIIFELLPLRGTFPPERAVDLLPLCDAVLITGSTFANKTIHNYLPHIHPEADVWISGPSTPLADFLLDRFSLGSRVVCNRQVVLEAVRTGAGMRNLKQVMCKVVRKRNQTVS, encoded by the coding sequence ATGCAGTTAGGAAATCCACAGCACCCGATATATTCTCAACTTTTGCACTCTGCTCAGGAGATTCTTGCTGATGAAACTGTTCAGGAATGCGCTATCGGTAAGAAATGCGTGGCCGTGGCTACTGAACGTGGTGTTGGTCTGGCCTTTACCACTGATTCAGCCTGGAAAATGATCAGACAAACGAATATCCGGGCTCTGGAAAAAAGGCTGCAATCCTGTCCGCTACGTCTTCTGCTTCCCCATTACTTACAAGACGATCCATTGCACTGCGCTTTGGCTCTGGCGGCCATAAACAGCCTCCTGTTGTCTGTTTCTGGAGATCCCTGCCAGGAAAAATGGATAGATAGTCTTAAAAAAGGGCAAAAGTTGGCTCTGATAGGCCATTTTAGACCGCTTTTGGAAGAGCTGCACAATCGCGGCTTTGAGCCGATTATCTTTGAACTCCTCCCCTTGCGCGGCACTTTCCCGCCGGAGCGTGCCGTGGATCTGCTACCTCTTTGCGATGCGGTGCTGATTACCGGCTCCACCTTTGCCAATAAAACCATCCACAACTACCTGCCCCATATTCACCCTGAGGCGGATGTATGGATTTCCGGTCCCAGCACGCCTCTGGCCGATTTTCTGCTTGACCGTTTTTCGCTGGGCAGCAGAGTGGTTTGCAATCGGCAGGTTGTGCTTGAGGCTGTACGCACCGGGGCGGGGATGCGCAACCTGAAGCAGGTCATGTGCAAGGTGGTCCGTAAAAGAAATCAGACAGTATCATAA
- a CDS encoding sugar O-acetyltransferase, with the protein MKNEKEKMLAGELYDPLDPQLCQERNRCRDLCLQLNATCEDQKKERQRLLAELFGKKTDAWVQPPFFCDYGTNIVLGTKVFFNFNCVVLDVAPVIIGSNVLLGPAVQIYTATHPLSAVERRKGLESAKPITIGSDVWVGGGAIICPGVTIGDRSIIGAGSVVTRDIPSDVIAAGNPARVIRTLRDT; encoded by the coding sequence ATGAAAAATGAAAAAGAGAAGATGCTCGCAGGCGAGCTTTACGATCCACTCGACCCGCAACTGTGCCAGGAGCGCAACCGTTGCCGTGACCTCTGCCTGCAGCTCAATGCTACCTGCGAGGATCAGAAGAAGGAGAGGCAGCGCCTGCTTGCCGAGCTCTTTGGAAAAAAGACGGATGCCTGGGTTCAGCCGCCCTTTTTCTGCGACTACGGCACGAATATCGTCCTGGGCACCAAGGTGTTCTTCAACTTCAACTGCGTGGTGCTTGACGTTGCGCCGGTGATCATCGGCAGCAACGTGCTCTTGGGCCCTGCAGTGCAGATCTACACGGCAACCCATCCGCTCAGTGCTGTTGAGCGCCGCAAGGGTCTCGAATCGGCAAAGCCGATCACCATTGGTTCTGATGTGTGGGTGGGAGGCGGTGCGATCATCTGCCCCGGAGTGACCATCGGCGATCGATCAATCATTGGCGCCGGAAGTGTTGTTACCCGCGATATTCCTTCCGACGTCATCGCGGCAGGAAATCCAGCCCGCGTCATCCGCACGCTGCGTGACACCTGA
- a CDS encoding GNAT family N-acetyltransferase has product MVDIIEFNTKRLRLRQWKGTDYKPFAALNADQRVMEFFPSTLTRIESDLTADRCAEFIHEKGWGPWAVEVQSNGRFIGFAGLHTPSLELPFSPCVEILWRLAFEHWGKGFATEAAKAVVEVGFQSLELAEIVSFTAVGNLRSRAVMERLGMQASGTFEHPAIPEGHPLRLHCLYRIRRH; this is encoded by the coding sequence ATGGTTGACATAATCGAGTTCAATACCAAACGGCTTCGATTGCGACAATGGAAGGGCACGGACTACAAGCCTTTTGCTGCTCTCAACGCCGACCAGAGGGTCATGGAGTTCTTCCCTTCAACCCTGACACGCATTGAAAGCGACTTGACAGCAGATCGTTGTGCAGAGTTTATTCATGAGAAAGGTTGGGGACCCTGGGCAGTAGAGGTTCAATCCAATGGCCGGTTCATTGGCTTTGCTGGTCTTCACACACCATCTTTGGAGCTTCCGTTCTCGCCTTGTGTAGAGATACTCTGGCGTTTGGCGTTCGAGCATTGGGGGAAAGGGTTTGCCACTGAGGCGGCAAAAGCGGTTGTTGAGGTTGGTTTTCAATCACTGGAACTTGCGGAAATCGTCTCTTTCACTGCGGTCGGCAACCTTCGCTCACGCGCTGTCATGGAGCGATTGGGCATGCAAGCGTCCGGTACGTTCGAACATCCTGCAATCCCAGAGGGGCACCCTCTCCGACTGCATTGTTTGTATCGTATCCGGCGCCACTGA
- a CDS encoding GIY-YIG nuclease family protein has product MWKINTPPPLASKQNRTLYTGVTSNLKRCMYAHKNKAHTESFSTKYAVHLLIWYKSGEDIHTVIELKKKIKTRSRAWKIALIEKNNPDWKDLSLDCMDSATTVAVRPSRRMTVAGDGGNV; this is encoded by the coding sequence ATATGGAAGATAAACACGCCTCCACCTCTAGCAAGCAAACAAAATAGAACGCTTTACACCGGGGTGACCAGCAACCTGAAACGCTGTATGTATGCACATAAAAACAAGGCGCACACTGAAAGCTTCAGCACAAAATATGCTGTTCATCTGCTGATTTGGTACAAATCTGGAGAAGATATCCATACGGTCATTGAATTGAAGAAAAAAATCAAAACCAGAAGTAGAGCCTGGAAAATTGCTTTGATTGAGAAAAACAATCCGGATTGGAAAGATCTGAGTCTGGATTGTATGGATTCTGCGACTACGGTCGCTGTGCGTCCTTCGCGCAGAATGACGGTTGCTGGTGACGGAGGGAATGTATGA
- a CDS encoding type II toxin-antitoxin system HicA family toxin, whose amino-acid sequence MRDRLRRGTKKENNGGYGVDLFSLVGAITTMNSRQLIKQLEADGWILVRVKRSHHQFKHPVKPGLVTVKHPNSDIPAGTLNNIRKQAGWK is encoded by the coding sequence ATGCGGGATCGACTGCGTCGAGGTACCAAAAAAGAAAATAATGGTGGTTATGGTGTTGATCTTTTTTCTTTGGTGGGTGCAATAACCACCATGAATAGCAGGCAGCTTATCAAGCAACTGGAAGCGGATGGCTGGATTTTGGTCCGTGTCAAAAGATCGCATCACCAATTCAAACACCCCGTTAAGCCGGGGTTAGTGACTGTAAAACATCCCAACAGCGACATCCCCGCTGGTACGCTGAACAATATACGCAAACAGGCGGGTTGGAAGTAG
- a CDS encoding type II toxin-antitoxin system HicB family antitoxin, with amino-acid sequence MRFPVVLHTDDGIHFGVTVPDLPGCFSGGDTFDEALDSVLEAIDLHLEGVVEEGGEIPVPRPIADHQSNPDFANGVWAVVDVNVSRFEGKAEKINITLPRRLLAKIDSYAQAHGKTRSGFLADAARSAMR; translated from the coding sequence ATGAGGTTTCCTGTAGTGTTACATACTGATGACGGAATACATTTCGGGGTGACGGTACCTGATTTGCCCGGGTGTTTTTCCGGTGGAGACACTTTTGATGAGGCCCTGGATTCAGTGCTGGAAGCCATTGATCTTCACCTGGAAGGGGTGGTTGAAGAAGGTGGGGAAATTCCGGTACCACGACCAATTGCCGATCACCAGAGCAATCCTGATTTCGCCAATGGTGTATGGGCGGTTGTTGATGTGAATGTGTCACGTTTTGAAGGGAAGGCGGAAAAAATCAATATCACTTTGCCCCGCCGCTTGTTGGCAAAGATTGATTCGTACGCTCAAGCCCATGGAAAGACACGCTCCGGCTTTTTGGCTGATGCGGCCCGGTCGGCAATGCGTTAA